The Coregonus clupeaformis isolate EN_2021a chromosome 26, ASM2061545v1, whole genome shotgun sequence genome window below encodes:
- the LOC121539979 gene encoding uncharacterized protein LOC121539979 produces MLFPKPPQELRNQATALAHAEKLLRAEGIHTPSRQLCLGKLVKLLRAEGIHTPSRQLCLGKLVIPFGQYENASFHWLVENDVGYLKYILDKHRSEETTQHREGERVNQGVKDYLNEYAESFPQVCILLEANIDRCIYGQRGFEESTFQEMWTLYSKYPTQKDRPELFSEEEKEIIKKAYSSVRRWLHTPVTHITSVQMKRFRKYIVDKEQQPQASTSKCDPSSWPGDDSELLAASQAVEDTIKQFEPPVRPKQPEPPVRPKKLEPAVRPKKPEPAVRPKQPEPPVRPKQPEPLANLTESPSTAQDHEGQPFPTESPLSDSPVELEGWVRLWENPNGIPSADISWLKDHNERGLFTPVQIYKDKSGLFRRRRVMKSDRMWFYPEEPPGYVRGAPPTPQQFFRSRVFVWRPVGVWRYSLKCPRGDQCLGRGRNVHLYKSGYHHRVRHICDVSTWYTMLTEVLCCGPCTKAARSGEGGTMGRWLAWDAAILSQLSEAHQAMFPAILTSKRGVDRTVVRLLRDRTEGNTMVKVWRQIQENHVEEYLQRKDLYTTLLMTVVKPGGIVSALRHTFQAPPPPRELPSARLLRHAFLLAEANNVQDYRSQILSTFGTVLKMDSTKKVVKKLSGEGGGSAEWFTSIGNEHSQIVSFVLTCEESTEKLKPMCLGVMERFRLANQPVPKIIYVDRGCCRARGCAVE; encoded by the exons ATGCTCTTTCCCAAACCTCCACAGGAGCTGCGGAACCAGGCTACAGCCTTGGCTCATGCAGAGAAGCTCCTTCGAGCGGAGGGTATCCACACTCCTTCGCGTCAGCTGTGCCTGGGAAAGCTGGTGAAGCTCCTTCGAGCGGAGGGTATCCACACTCCTTCGCGTCAGCTGTGCCTGGGAAAGCTGGTGATACCAtttggccagtatgaaaacgcaTCTTTTCACTGGCTTGTGGAAAACGATGTGGGCTACTTGAAGTA TATACTTGACAAGCACAGATCAGAGGAGACCACTCaacatagggagggagagagagtgaaccaggGAGTGAAAGACTACCTCAATGAATATGCAGAGAGTTTCCCACAAGTCTGCATTCTCCTGGAGGCCAACATCGACAGGTGTATTTACGGTCAGAGAGGGTTTGAGGAAAGCACCTTTCAGGAGATGTGGACTCTCTACAGCAAGTACCCCACCCAAAAGGACAGGCCAGAGCTATTcagtgaggaggagaaggagataaTAAAGAAAGCATACAGTTCTGTGAGGAGGTGGCTGCACACACCAGTGACCCACATCACAAGTGTGCAGATGAAGCGGTTCAGGAAATATATTGTTGACAAGGAGCAA CAACCGCAGGCAAGCACCTCCAAGTGTGATCCTTCATCATGGCCAGGGGACGACAGTGAACTGTTAGCTGCAAGCCAGGCTGTTGAAG ACACAATCAAACAGTTCGAGCCCCCTGTCCGGCCCAAGCAGCCCGAGCCGCCTGTCCGGCCCAAGAAGCTTGAACCCGCTGTCCGGCCCAAGAAGCCCGAGCCCGCTGTCCGGCCCAAACAGCCCGAGCCCCCTGTCCGGCCCAAACAGCCCGAGCCCCTGGCCAACCTCACAGAGTCCCCGTCCACAGCACAGGATCATGAGGGTCAGCCTTTTCCCACGGAATCACCTCTGAGTGACTCCCCT GTGGAGCTAGAGGGTTGGGTGCGTCTGTGGGAAAACCCCAATGGCATCCCATCTGCAGACATTTCCTGGCTCAAAGACCACAATGAAAGAGGGCTGTTCACACCCGTTCAAATCTATAAGGACAAAAGTGGTCTGTTCAGGAGGCGACGGGTGATGAAATCGGACCGCATGTGGTTTTACCCAGAAGAACCTCCCGGCTACGTCAGGGGTGCCCCGCCAACTCCACAACAGTTTTTTCGGAGTCGTGTTTTTGTGTGGCGTCCTGTTGGAGTGTGGAGGTACTCCCTGAAGTGTCCTCGAGGGGATCAGTGTCTGGGTAGAGGACGGAACGTGCACCTCTACAAGTCTGGCTATCACCACCGG GTACGTCACATCTGTGACGTGTCCACCTGGTACACCATGCTCACTGAGGTCCTGTGCTgtggaccatgtacaaaagcggCCAGAAGCGGAGAAGGTGGCACAATGGGTCGGTGGCTTGCGTGGGATGCCGCTATTTTGTCCCAGCTTAGCGAGGCTCACCAAGCTATGTTCCCTGCCATCCTCACCAGCAA GCGTGGCGTGGATAGGACTGTTGTGCGCCTTCTGAGGGACCGGACGGAAGGGAACACCATGGTCAAGGTGTGGCGGCAGATACAGGAGAACCACGTTGAAGAGTACCTTCAGCGTAAGGACCTGTACACCACACTCCTCATGACTGTCGTGAAACCTGGAGGGATCGTTTCTGCACTAAGGCACACTTTCCAGGCTCCACCTCCTCCAAGAGAGCTCCCTTCCGCGCGGCTCCTGCGCCACGCCTTCCTGCTGGCGGAGGCCAACAACGTGCAGGATTACCGGAGCCAGATCCTCTCCACTTTTGGCACTGTGCTGAAAATGGATTCCACCAAGAAA GTGGTGAAGAAGCTGTCTGGGGAGGGTGGAGGCTCAGCTGAGTGGTTCACCAGCATCGGAAACGAGCACTCCCAGATAGTTTCATTTGTGCTGACCTGTGAGGAGTCCACAGAGAAGCTGAAACCGATGTGCCTTGGGGTCATGGAGAGGTTCCGGCTGGCCAATCAACCAGTCCCAAAAATTATATACGTGGACCGTGGGTGTTGCCGCGCGAGGGGATGCGCCGTAGAGTAG